In one Pseudomonas sp. Bout1 genomic region, the following are encoded:
- a CDS encoding prepilin-type N-terminal cleavage/methylation domain-containing protein: MNRQSGFTLLEMLAALTLMAICSSVLLVAFGQSARSLLQVAHSDRLTHAALSVMDQETSGPLASGTRQGSLGDGIDWQLSIAQQPTRIGQPRLFRLDLTVSEARRQARFSTLKLRAATDRAGL; the protein is encoded by the coding sequence ATGAATCGCCAGTCGGGTTTCACCTTGCTGGAAATGCTCGCCGCACTGACCCTCATGGCGATTTGCAGCAGCGTACTGCTGGTCGCATTCGGCCAGAGCGCGCGCTCGTTATTACAGGTCGCCCACAGCGACCGTCTGACCCATGCCGCCTTGAGCGTGATGGATCAGGAAACCTCCGGCCCACTGGCCAGCGGCACTCGCCAGGGCAGCCTGGGCGATGGTATCGATTGGCAATTGAGCATCGCCCAGCAGCCGACACGTATCGGTCAGCCACGCTTGTTTCGCCTCGACCTGACCGTCAGCGAGGCCCGGCGCCAGGCGCGTTTCAGTACCTTGAAGCTGCGCGCTGCCACCGACAGGGCGGGTCTGTGA
- a CDS encoding prepilin-type N-terminal cleavage/methylation domain-containing protein: MNRRQQGFTLLEIMIVLSLLGLLLALVGGALLGANHAVLKAQRYTASLDEMRAAQQFLRTSISEALPLDVTEDDSQTNGFFVGSAQRLQFVATLPGVLGGGIQRFTLQLTERELQVAFARFESSAQVSVPATRGEPQVLLKNVEDLQFRYRGVSPKGQATGWVSDWPWTKRLPYAVRIAARVDGPVPWVTQVVALRLNLSSGASDQ, translated from the coding sequence GTGAATCGGCGTCAGCAGGGTTTTACCTTGCTGGAGATCATGATCGTGCTCAGTTTGCTGGGGCTGTTGTTGGCCCTGGTGGGCGGTGCGTTGCTGGGCGCCAACCATGCGGTGCTCAAGGCCCAGCGCTACACGGCCAGCCTGGATGAAATGCGCGCCGCGCAACAGTTCCTGCGCACGTCCATCAGCGAGGCGCTGCCTCTGGACGTGACTGAGGACGACAGCCAAACCAACGGCTTTTTCGTCGGCTCCGCCCAGCGCCTGCAATTCGTCGCGACCTTGCCGGGCGTGCTCGGCGGCGGCATTCAGCGTTTCACTTTGCAGTTGACCGAGCGCGAGTTGCAGGTAGCGTTCGCCCGGTTTGAGTCCAGCGCCCAGGTGAGCGTGCCGGCTACCCGCGGCGAGCCGCAGGTGCTGCTGAAGAATGTCGAGGATTTGCAATTCAGGTATCGCGGCGTGTCGCCCAAGGGCCAAGCCACCGGCTGGGTCAGCGACTGGCCATGGACCAAGCGCCTGCCGTACGCGGTGCGCATTGCGGCACGGGTCGACGGGCCGGTGCCGTGGGTGACCCAAGTGGTGGCCCTGCGACTGAATCTCTCCAGCGGCGCATCGGACCAATGA
- the hpaR gene encoding homoprotocatechuate degradation operon regulator HpaR, with the protein MPTPRPSLTLTLLQAREATMAFFRPLLNEHDLTEQQWRVIRILRQQGELESHQLAHLACILKPSMTGVLGRLERDGIVRRRKSAEDQRRMFVALTEQGQQCFVDMSAGMESNYLKIQEQFGEESLEQLLGLLNKLKSIKP; encoded by the coding sequence ATGCCCACCCCAAGACCGTCCCTTACGCTCACCTTGCTCCAGGCCCGCGAAGCGACCATGGCGTTCTTCCGGCCGTTGCTCAATGAACATGACCTGACCGAACAGCAGTGGCGGGTGATCCGCATCCTGCGCCAGCAAGGCGAGCTGGAAAGCCATCAGCTGGCACACCTGGCGTGCATCCTCAAGCCGAGCATGACCGGCGTACTGGGCCGGCTGGAGCGTGACGGCATTGTGCGCCGGCGCAAATCGGCCGAAGACCAGCGCCGTATGTTCGTCGCCCTGACCGAACAGGGGCAACAGTGTTTTGTCGACATGAGCGCCGGGATGGAAAGCAATTACCTGAAGATCCAGGAGCAGTTCGGCGAGGAATCCCTGGAACAATTACTGGGTCTGCTCAACAAGCTGAAAAGCATCAAACCGTAA
- a CDS encoding fumarylacetoacetate hydrolase family protein gives MSRALHDVANGTLFGVALNYQGLLNQRLVEFEQAPYQKPPVKPVLFIKTPNTRNGHDGVVLHPQGERLQPGPALGVVIGKRASRVSAENALEHVAGYTIVNEFSLPEDSYYRPAVKAKCRDGFCALGPELVARDQVANPHQLSVKLFVNGELRQQNSTANFVRSLPQLIAEISEFMTLHEGDVLITGTPEGRVDVQPGDTVEVEISGLGRLVNHIKAEELS, from the coding sequence ATGAGCCGTGCCCTGCATGATGTTGCGAACGGCACCCTGTTCGGCGTTGCGCTGAACTACCAGGGGTTGCTGAACCAACGTCTCGTCGAATTCGAACAAGCGCCTTACCAGAAGCCACCGGTCAAACCGGTGCTGTTCATCAAGACGCCCAACACCCGCAACGGCCACGATGGCGTAGTGCTGCACCCCCAGGGTGAACGCCTGCAACCCGGCCCGGCACTCGGGGTAGTGATTGGCAAGCGCGCCAGCCGGGTCAGCGCCGAAAACGCCCTGGAGCACGTGGCCGGCTACACCATCGTCAACGAGTTCAGCCTGCCGGAAGACAGCTACTACCGCCCGGCGGTGAAAGCCAAGTGCCGGGATGGTTTCTGCGCATTGGGCCCGGAACTGGTGGCCCGTGACCAGGTCGCCAACCCGCACCAATTGAGCGTGAAGCTGTTCGTCAACGGTGAACTGCGCCAGCAAAACTCTACCGCCAACTTCGTGCGCAGCCTCCCGCAGTTGATCGCCGAGATCAGCGAGTTCATGACCCTGCACGAGGGCGATGTGCTGATCACCGGCACGCCCGAAGGCCGGGTGGATGTGCAACCCGGTGACACGGTTGAAGTCGAGATCAGCGGCCTGGGCCGCCTGGTCAACCACATCAAGGCAGAGGAGCTGTCATGA
- a CDS encoding TonB-dependent receptor: MPAIRPLLNFSLILSLSASPLFVPISYADDGASRRSYQVPAGSLSAALTRFAGLAGVNLSVDPALVSGRNSSGLSGEYGVEEGFARLLQGSGLQLQPMGEQAYMLTPAPEGGSLQLAPTSILGTTSDAGSESFAGGQVARRGSQGLLGSRDFMETPFSMTTYTSEAVKNQQARTLGDLIASDPSVRATNPAGGRYEQFTIRGFSLFNSDVAYNGLYGVLPTYTIDMEMAERVDIIKGPSQLINGISPRGSVGGGINVVPKRATDAPITSFTGSWASDSQAGGAVDIGRRFGEDNQFGLRFNGVKQSGDTAWDHQSVDREMAVLGLDFRGERLRLSTDVGHTERDTDAPQERVQVGPKANVPSANDVRHNYAQPWSKASTNDTFGTFNGEFDLSDNVMLYGGVGARKSNHDFLRHAVSVTNNAGDFSVQPRDFTRDENVRTATAGVRNWFHTGPVSHEVNLAASYFYMDFENGGARYASGSSNLYNPVQTPAPGRPTRFDSKVYTESRFSGVALSDTLGFFDDRLLLTLGARWQRVKVDDWTDDVKGKTAYDEEKISPSGGILFKATDKLSLYANYMEGLSQGKVAPSTSVNDDEIFPPFISRQVEVGAKYDAGAFAVTAAVFRIKQPAYETNATTLVFGPNGKRQNDGVELSVFGEPLKGFRLLGGVMYIDSELTNTTNGTFDGNRAPATPKYNVNLGAEWDVPTVEGLTLTSRGIYSSSQYLDQSNVKEIDAWTRLDVGARYAFKVDDKHITLRANVENVANRRYWSSAGASDDSEPGLTLSTPRTYLLSATVDF; this comes from the coding sequence ATGCCCGCAATACGCCCGTTGCTGAATTTCAGCCTCATCCTGAGCCTGAGTGCCAGCCCGTTGTTTGTCCCCATCAGTTATGCCGACGACGGCGCGTCCCGGCGCAGCTACCAGGTGCCGGCCGGCAGCCTGAGTGCCGCGTTGACCCGTTTCGCCGGCCTGGCCGGGGTCAACCTGTCGGTCGACCCGGCATTGGTCAGCGGCCGCAACAGCAGCGGGTTGTCGGGCGAATACGGCGTCGAAGAAGGGTTTGCCCGCTTGCTGCAAGGTTCTGGCCTGCAACTGCAACCGATGGGCGAGCAGGCGTACATGCTGACCCCGGCTCCAGAGGGTGGCAGCCTGCAATTGGCGCCGACCTCGATTCTGGGCACCACCAGCGATGCCGGCAGCGAGTCCTTCGCCGGCGGCCAGGTGGCGCGCCGTGGCTCCCAGGGTTTGCTCGGCTCGCGGGACTTTATGGAAACCCCGTTCAGCATGACCACCTACACCAGCGAGGCGGTCAAGAACCAGCAGGCGCGTACCCTCGGCGACCTGATCGCCAGTGACCCGTCGGTGCGCGCCACCAACCCGGCGGGCGGGCGCTATGAGCAGTTCACCATTCGCGGCTTCAGCCTGTTCAACAGTGACGTCGCCTACAACGGCCTCTACGGCGTATTGCCGACCTACACCATCGACATGGAAATGGCCGAGCGCGTCGACATCATCAAAGGCCCCAGCCAGTTGATCAACGGCATCTCGCCACGGGGCAGCGTGGGCGGCGGGATCAACGTGGTGCCCAAGCGCGCCACCGACGCCCCCATCACCTCGTTTACCGGCAGTTGGGCCTCCGACAGCCAGGCGGGCGGGGCGGTGGATATAGGCCGGCGTTTTGGTGAAGACAACCAGTTCGGCCTGCGTTTCAACGGCGTGAAACAGTCTGGCGACACCGCCTGGGATCACCAGAGTGTCGACCGCGAGATGGCCGTGCTGGGCCTGGATTTTCGCGGTGAGCGCCTGCGACTCTCCACCGACGTCGGCCACACCGAGCGCGACACCGACGCCCCGCAAGAGCGCGTGCAAGTCGGCCCCAAGGCCAACGTGCCGAGTGCCAACGACGTGCGCCACAACTACGCGCAGCCCTGGAGCAAGGCGAGTACCAACGACACCTTTGGCACGTTCAACGGTGAATTCGACCTCAGCGACAACGTGATGCTCTACGGCGGCGTGGGCGCGCGCAAAAGTAACCACGACTTCCTGCGCCATGCCGTGTCGGTGACCAACAATGCCGGTGATTTCAGTGTGCAGCCCCGCGACTTTACCCGCGACGAAAACGTGCGTACCGCCACGGCCGGCGTGCGCAACTGGTTCCATACCGGCCCGGTGAGCCATGAGGTCAACCTGGCGGCCAGTTACTTCTACATGGACTTTGAAAACGGCGGCGCGCGGTATGCGTCGGGGTCGAGCAATCTCTACAACCCGGTGCAAACCCCCGCGCCCGGCAGGCCGACGCGATTCGACTCGAAGGTGTACACCGAGAGCCGCTTCAGCGGCGTGGCGTTGTCCGACACCCTGGGTTTCTTCGATGACCGGCTGCTGCTGACCCTCGGCGCGCGCTGGCAGCGGGTCAAGGTCGACGACTGGACCGATGACGTCAAAGGCAAGACTGCCTACGACGAAGAAAAGATCTCACCCTCGGGCGGCATCCTGTTCAAGGCCACCGACAAGTTGTCGCTGTACGCCAACTACATGGAAGGCCTGAGCCAGGGCAAGGTTGCGCCGTCGACTTCGGTCAACGACGACGAAATCTTCCCGCCGTTTATCAGTCGCCAGGTCGAAGTTGGCGCCAAGTACGACGCCGGTGCGTTTGCGGTGACCGCCGCGGTGTTCCGCATCAAGCAACCGGCCTACGAGACCAATGCCACCACGTTGGTCTTCGGCCCCAACGGCAAGCGCCAGAACGACGGCGTGGAACTCAGCGTGTTTGGCGAGCCGCTCAAGGGCTTCCGCCTGCTGGGCGGGGTGATGTACATCGACAGCGAGTTGACCAACACCACCAACGGCACCTTCGACGGCAACCGCGCGCCGGCCACGCCCAAGTACAACGTCAACCTGGGCGCCGAGTGGGATGTGCCGACCGTTGAAGGCCTGACCCTGACCAGCCGCGGGATCTATTCCAGCTCGCAGTACCTGGACCAGTCCAACGTCAAGGAAATCGACGCATGGACCCGCCTCGATGTGGGCGCACGCTATGCCTTCAAGGTCGACGACAAGCACATCACCCTGCGGGCCAACGTTGAGAACGTGGCCAACCGACGCTACTGGAGTTCGGCCGGAGCCTCGGATGACAGCGAGCCGGGCTTGACCTTGTCGACGCCGCGTACGTACCTGCTGTCGGCCACGGTCGACTTCTAA
- a CDS encoding OprD family porin — MHSCLFRTAASAGLCAAFTPLVAHADFIQDSKASLDLRNFYMNRDFRQANAPQNKADEWAQGFVLRLESGYTEGVVGFGVDALGEMGLKLDSSRDRRGTGLLPSGASGEPADSYSELGLTAKVRLSKTVLKLGTLQPILPVAAYNDTRLLPSTYNGELLTSQDIDGLTLNLGRLEKQNLRDSSNNESMSYGGVTSSHLDLAGGTYAINPHLAATYYYAQMQDIYRQNFIGLVHDLPLAEGVNLRTDLRYFDTREQGSALLRSPARVDGGRIDNRFFNGMFSLSVGAHKFGLGYQNLSGDGDFAFPGQDPYSVNLVTINIFTKANTDAWQARYDYNFAALGLPGLTFMTRYVDGSHAQTATVRNGREWERDTDLVYTVQSGPLKNVNVRLRNATLRSSNGLTSDIDESRVIIGYTVALW; from the coding sequence ATGCATTCGTGCCTCTTTCGCACGGCGGCAAGCGCTGGCCTGTGCGCCGCGTTTACCCCTCTGGTCGCCCACGCCGACTTTATCCAGGACAGCAAAGCCAGCCTGGACCTGCGCAATTTCTACATGAACCGCGACTTTCGCCAGGCCAATGCGCCGCAGAACAAGGCTGACGAATGGGCGCAAGGTTTTGTGCTGCGCCTGGAGTCGGGCTACACCGAAGGCGTGGTGGGTTTTGGCGTGGATGCCCTGGGTGAAATGGGGCTGAAGCTGGACTCCAGCCGTGACCGCCGGGGCACCGGGCTGCTGCCGTCTGGTGCCAGCGGGGAGCCGGCCGACAGCTACAGCGAACTCGGCCTGACCGCCAAGGTGCGCCTGTCGAAAACCGTGCTCAAGCTCGGCACCCTGCAACCGATATTGCCGGTGGCCGCCTACAACGACACCCGCCTGCTGCCGTCGACCTACAACGGTGAACTGCTGACCTCCCAGGATATCGACGGCCTGACGTTGAACCTCGGGCGCCTGGAAAAACAGAACCTGCGGGACTCCTCCAACAACGAATCCATGAGCTACGGCGGCGTCACCAGCAGCCACCTGGACCTGGCCGGTGGCACCTACGCGATCAATCCGCACCTGGCCGCGACGTATTACTATGCGCAAATGCAGGACATCTACCGCCAGAACTTTATCGGCCTGGTGCATGACCTGCCGCTGGCCGAGGGCGTAAACCTGCGCACCGACCTGCGCTACTTCGACACCCGCGAACAAGGCAGCGCCTTGCTGCGCAGCCCTGCCCGGGTCGACGGCGGGCGAATCGACAACCGCTTTTTCAACGGCATGTTCAGCTTGTCGGTGGGCGCACACAAATTCGGCCTGGGCTATCAGAACCTTTCCGGTGACGGCGACTTTGCGTTCCCGGGCCAGGACCCGTACTCGGTCAACCTGGTGACCATCAATATCTTCACCAAGGCCAACACCGACGCATGGCAAGCGCGCTACGACTACAACTTCGCCGCCCTCGGCCTGCCCGGCCTGACCTTCATGACCCGCTACGTCGATGGCAGCCACGCGCAAACCGCCACGGTGCGCAACGGCCGGGAATGGGAACGCGACACCGACCTGGTCTACACCGTGCAGAGCGGCCCGCTGAAAAACGTCAACGTGCGGCTGCGCAACGCCACCCTGCGCTCAAGCAACGGCCTGACCAGCGACATTGACGAAAGCCGGGTGATTATCGGCTACACCGTGGCCCTGTGGTAA
- the gspE gene encoding type II secretion system ATPase GspE, whose product MQVPDAEHVCAWLMRKAGLKTVDLERARRLSQDTDDSELLGLLTRLGLVSEVELARAWADLLGAPLLLADAAPPVLDPLPVLTERFMRHYQLVPVGWSHGGVRVLAANPALLYPFQALAYACGVPVWLAVGPRNEVETLIERYYGQGRSAMGTLIENLDEQGGALEDIEHLKDMASEAPVIRLVNLILQRAVEHRASDIHIEPFENQLKVRYRIDGVLQEAEAPPSSSSAAVISRVKIMARLDIAERRLPQDGRIMLRIQGKELDLRVSTVPTSFGESVVMRLLDRQTVQFDFPSLGFDGQRLQTFLEVLERPHGILLVTGPTGSGKTTTLYTALSRLNTAERKIITVEDPVEYQLEGINQIQVKPAIGLDFAGALRSIVRQDPDVIMIGEIRDLETCRIAIQSSLTGHLVLSTLHTNSAAASITRLLDMGVESYLIASTVNAILAQRLVRRLDPATREAFEAPPELIEEHGLDRFTEQRPILLYRPRANALGGGYHGRSALTELLVMNDELRSLLMRHADAATLEHAARRGGLRTLHEEGLRQAVAGVTSLEEVLRVTRGEGA is encoded by the coding sequence ATGCAAGTTCCGGATGCCGAACACGTGTGCGCGTGGCTGATGCGAAAGGCCGGTTTGAAAACCGTCGACCTGGAGCGCGCCCGGCGCTTATCCCAGGACACCGACGACAGCGAATTGCTCGGCCTGCTGACGCGCCTGGGGCTGGTCTCTGAAGTGGAACTGGCGCGGGCCTGGGCCGATTTGCTTGGCGCACCGCTGTTATTGGCCGACGCTGCACCCCCGGTGCTCGACCCGCTGCCGGTGCTGACCGAACGCTTCATGCGCCATTACCAACTGGTGCCCGTGGGCTGGAGCCATGGTGGCGTGCGAGTGCTGGCGGCCAACCCGGCGTTGCTGTACCCGTTCCAGGCCCTGGCGTATGCCTGCGGCGTGCCGGTGTGGCTGGCGGTAGGGCCACGCAACGAAGTCGAAACGCTGATCGAGCGCTACTACGGGCAGGGCCGTTCGGCGATGGGCACCCTGATCGAAAACCTCGACGAGCAGGGCGGCGCCCTGGAAGACATCGAGCATCTCAAGGACATGGCCTCCGAAGCCCCGGTGATTCGCCTGGTCAACCTGATCCTGCAACGGGCCGTGGAGCATCGCGCTTCGGACATCCATATCGAGCCGTTCGAAAACCAGCTCAAGGTGCGCTACCGCATCGACGGTGTGTTGCAGGAAGCCGAAGCGCCGCCGTCGAGTTCCTCGGCGGCGGTGATTTCCCGGGTCAAGATCATGGCGCGCCTCGACATTGCCGAGCGCCGTTTGCCCCAGGACGGGCGAATAATGTTGCGCATCCAGGGCAAGGAACTGGATCTGCGGGTATCCACGGTGCCCACCAGTTTTGGCGAGTCGGTGGTGATGCGCCTGCTGGACCGCCAGACCGTGCAGTTCGATTTCCCGAGCCTGGGTTTCGACGGCCAGCGCCTGCAAACCTTTCTTGAAGTACTCGAGCGGCCCCACGGCATCCTGCTGGTCACCGGGCCTACCGGCTCGGGCAAAACCACCACGCTCTACACCGCGCTGTCGCGGCTCAATACCGCCGAGCGCAAGATCATCACCGTCGAAGACCCGGTGGAATACCAGTTGGAAGGCATCAATCAGATCCAGGTCAAACCCGCCATCGGGCTGGACTTCGCCGGGGCGCTGCGCTCTATCGTGCGCCAGGACCCGGACGTGATCATGATCGGTGAAATCCGCGACCTCGAAACCTGCCGCATCGCCATCCAGTCATCCCTGACCGGCCACCTGGTGCTCTCGACCCTGCACACCAACAGCGCCGCGGCGAGTATCACGCGTCTGCTGGACATGGGCGTGGAGAGCTACCTGATCGCCTCGACCGTCAATGCCATCCTCGCGCAGCGCCTGGTGCGCCGCCTCGACCCGGCGACCCGCGAGGCGTTCGAAGCGCCCCCGGAATTGATCGAGGAGCATGGCCTGGACCGCTTCACCGAGCAGCGCCCGATCCTGCTGTACCGGCCCCGCGCCAATGCCCTCGGCGGCGGTTATCACGGGCGCAGTGCACTCACCGAATTGCTGGTGATGAATGACGAACTGCGCAGCTTGTTGATGCGGCATGCCGACGCCGCGACCCTCGAACACGCCGCCCGCCGCGGTGGCCTGCGCACCCTGCATGAAGAGGGCCTGCGCCAGGCGGTGGCGGGTGTCACGTCCCTTGAAGAAGTGTTGCGCGTCACCCGTGGAGAGGGCGCGTGA
- the gspG gene encoding type II secretion system major pseudopilin GspG — MRHTRFKPARRQAGFTLLEMLAVIVLLGIVATIVVRQVGGNVDKGKYGAGKAQLASLSMKIESYGLDVGAPPKTLRQLVEKPDNTTGWAGPYAKPSDLKDPFGHAFGYRFPGEHGAFDLIFYGQDGQPGGEGYSADLGNWE, encoded by the coding sequence ATGCGCCATACCCGTTTCAAGCCCGCCCGCCGTCAGGCTGGTTTCACCTTGCTGGAAATGCTCGCGGTGATCGTGCTGCTGGGCATCGTCGCCACCATCGTGGTGCGCCAGGTTGGCGGTAACGTCGACAAGGGCAAATACGGCGCGGGCAAAGCGCAACTGGCCAGCCTGAGCATGAAAATCGAGAGCTATGGCCTGGACGTCGGCGCGCCGCCCAAGACCCTCCGGCAATTGGTCGAGAAGCCCGACAACACCACCGGCTGGGCTGGGCCGTACGCCAAACCTTCAGACCTCAAGGACCCGTTCGGGCACGCCTTCGGCTATCGCTTCCCCGGTGAGCACGGCGCCTTCGACCTGATCTTCTACGGTCAGGACGGCCAGCCCGGCGGCGAAGGCTACAGCGCCGACCTGGGCAACTGGGAATAA
- the gspF gene encoding type II secretion system inner membrane protein GspF — translation MSLFKYRALDSQGVAQNGTLEARDQAAAVATLQKRGLLLLQIDAAGAQGLRSAFGRGQLNGAALVSFTQQLATLLGAGQPLERALGILLKQPGQPQTRALIERIREHVKAGKPLSAALAEQGSQFSPLYLSMVRAGEAGGALENTLRQLGDYLERSQLLRGEVINALIYPAFLVVGVLGSLALLLAYVVPQFVPIFNDLGVPIPLITEVILGLGQFLGAYGLAVLAGFIVTIWGLAVRLRNPRHREQYDRRLLGIRLIGPLLQRVEAARLARTLGTLLSNGVALLQALVIARQVCTNRALQAQVAQAAESVKGGGTLASAFGAQPLLPDLALQMIEVGEQAGELDSMLLKVADVFDVEAKRGIDRLLAALVPSLTVLMAVLVAVIMLAIMLPLMSLTSNI, via the coding sequence GTGAGCCTGTTCAAATACCGGGCCCTGGACAGCCAGGGCGTTGCGCAAAACGGCACCCTCGAAGCCCGGGACCAGGCCGCCGCCGTCGCCACGCTGCAAAAACGCGGGCTGCTGCTGTTGCAGATAGACGCCGCCGGTGCCCAAGGGCTGCGCAGTGCGTTCGGGCGCGGCCAGTTGAACGGCGCGGCGCTGGTGAGTTTTACCCAGCAACTGGCCACGCTACTGGGCGCGGGCCAGCCGCTGGAACGTGCGCTGGGCATCCTGCTCAAGCAACCCGGCCAGCCGCAAACCCGTGCATTGATCGAGCGCATCCGCGAGCACGTCAAGGCGGGCAAGCCATTGTCGGCGGCGCTGGCGGAGCAGGGCAGCCAGTTCTCGCCGCTGTACCTGAGCATGGTTCGCGCCGGCGAGGCGGGCGGCGCGCTGGAGAACACCTTGCGCCAGCTCGGCGACTACCTGGAACGCAGCCAGTTATTAAGGGGCGAGGTGATCAACGCGCTGATCTATCCCGCATTCCTGGTGGTGGGCGTGCTCGGTTCGCTGGCCTTGTTGCTGGCTTACGTGGTGCCGCAGTTCGTGCCGATCTTCAACGACTTGGGCGTGCCGATCCCGCTGATCACCGAAGTGATTCTGGGGCTCGGCCAGTTCCTCGGTGCCTATGGCCTGGCGGTATTGGCGGGCTTTATCGTGACGATCTGGGGCCTGGCTGTGCGCCTGCGTAACCCGCGGCACCGCGAGCAGTACGACCGGCGTTTACTCGGTATTCGCCTTATTGGCCCGCTGTTGCAACGGGTCGAAGCCGCACGCCTGGCGCGCACCCTCGGTACGCTGTTGAGTAACGGCGTGGCGTTGCTGCAAGCACTCGTGATCGCGCGCCAGGTCTGCACCAACCGCGCCTTGCAAGCCCAAGTCGCGCAAGCCGCCGAATCGGTGAAGGGCGGCGGCACCCTGGCCAGTGCGTTTGGCGCCCAGCCACTGCTGCCAGACCTGGCGCTGCAAATGATTGAAGTCGGCGAACAGGCCGGTGAACTGGACAGCATGCTGCTCAAGGTTGCCGACGTGTTCGACGTCGAAGCCAAACGTGGCATCGACCGCCTGCTGGCCGCGCTGGTGCCGTCGCTGACCGTGCTCATGGCCGTCCTGGTGGCGGTGATCATGCTGGCAATCATGCTGCCGCTGATGAGCCTGACCAGCAATATATGA
- a CDS encoding type II secretion system protein, with translation MPALQRGFTLLEMLAVIILISLAAGLVGFGLQQGLRVAKERQAVGQMVGALRSTRAQAIISGTPARTVFDLEQLSFQAPGRPVRHWPADLQVTVHTAEHAGAAVEFYPDGSSTGGNLLLANGSRRWRIDIGWLTGSVQSKVLP, from the coding sequence ATGCCGGCCCTCCAACGCGGTTTTACCCTGCTGGAAATGCTGGCGGTGATCATCTTGATCAGCCTCGCGGCCGGGTTGGTGGGATTTGGCCTGCAACAAGGCCTGCGGGTTGCCAAGGAGCGCCAGGCGGTCGGGCAGATGGTCGGTGCGCTGCGCAGCACACGGGCGCAGGCGATTATCAGCGGCACGCCGGCCAGGACGGTATTTGACCTGGAGCAACTAAGTTTCCAGGCGCCGGGGCGGCCTGTCAGGCATTGGCCGGCCGACCTGCAAGTGACGGTGCACACCGCCGAACACGCAGGCGCGGCCGTGGAGTTTTACCCCGACGGCAGTTCCACCGGAGGCAACCTGTTGTTGGCCAATGGCTCGCGGCGCTGGCGCATCGATATTGGCTGGCTGACTGGCAGCGTGCAGTCGAAGGTATTGCCATGA
- the hpaA gene encoding 4-hydroxyphenylacetate catabolism regulatory protein HpaA — MSDRQPIPNINIGQVYDQRYSDAEVHYDRLGNLAGFFGRNMPVHRHDRFFQVHYVKTGAVRVYLDDQQYLESGPMFFLTPPTVAHSFVTEADADGHVLTVRQQLVWALIDADPSLAPGAQLPAACVALARLAPEFHPEVRRLEFLFDELCSEINAQASGRGSALDSLTRLIMISLLRLCANSLEARPARHEDLRIFHRFNELIEDHYLQHWPLSRYADGVGVTEARLNEVCRRIADLPSKRLILERLMQEARRLLLFTGSSANEICYQLGFKDPAYFSRFFQRYAQMTPGEYRQRQSGLR, encoded by the coding sequence ATGAGCGATCGTCAGCCGATCCCCAACATCAACATCGGGCAGGTCTACGACCAGCGTTACAGCGATGCCGAGGTGCACTACGACAGGCTCGGCAACCTGGCGGGTTTTTTTGGCCGCAATATGCCGGTGCATCGCCATGACCGGTTTTTCCAGGTGCATTACGTCAAGACGGGCGCGGTGCGCGTCTATCTGGACGACCAGCAGTACCTCGAGTCCGGGCCGATGTTTTTCCTCACGCCGCCGACGGTGGCGCATTCGTTCGTCACCGAAGCCGATGCCGACGGCCATGTGCTGACCGTGCGCCAGCAACTGGTGTGGGCCTTGATCGACGCCGACCCAAGCCTGGCCCCGGGCGCGCAATTGCCGGCAGCCTGTGTGGCGCTGGCGCGGCTGGCGCCGGAGTTTCATCCCGAGGTGCGCCGCCTGGAGTTCCTGTTCGACGAGCTGTGCAGCGAGATCAACGCTCAGGCCAGCGGACGCGGCTCGGCCTTGGACAGCCTGACGCGCCTGATCATGATCAGCCTGCTCAGGCTTTGCGCCAATTCCCTGGAGGCCCGCCCGGCCCGCCACGAAGACCTGCGGATTTTCCACCGCTTCAACGAACTGATCGAAGACCACTACCTGCAACACTGGCCGCTGTCGCGCTACGCCGACGGTGTGGGCGTTACCGAAGCGCGGCTGAACGAGGTGTGCCGACGCATTGCCGACCTGCCGTCCAAGCGCCTGATCCTCGAACGGCTGATGCAGGAAGCCCGGCGCCTGCTGCTGTTTACCGGCAGTTCGGCGAATGAAATCTGCTACCAGCTGGGGTTCAAGGACCCGGCGTATTTCAGCCGGTTCTTCCAGCGCTACGCGCAGATGACGCCGGGGGAATACCGCCAGCGTCAATCGGGCTTGCGTTGA